CACTTATCGGCTCCGGCATTTTCAATGACGATATGCAGTAATGCTTTTAGGAGTTTTTCGAGTTCGATTTCCCCTGAGATAGTTTGATAAGCTTTGAGAATGGCGGCTAAATCTAAAGCAACAGAGACGCTGCTACTGCTGGAGGTGGCGGAACTAGTGGAGGTGGAGGTGACACTCCCCAATGAGAAAATAGTTTCGTTTGTTGAGAAGGAAGAACGGGTTTGTAGGAGGATGGGAGCGAGGAGTTGAGGATAGCGTCTTTCCAAGTCGGCGACTTTGGCTTTAGCGCCCCAACGAGCATAGCCGTAGTAGGCTTGGGTGATGTATTCCCCAGCAAGGCGCTGTTTGTCCCAATCGAGGTAAAATTTGGCAGCTAGTTCATTAGCCAGAGCTTCTTCTTGAATGTAATCGTTTTCTTTAGCAAGAGCAATGGCGCGATCGTACAAATCTGTTGCGCTGACTTTTTCACCTAGAACTCGACACTGTTCTGCGGCAACTAGCGCCCAACGGTGAGCCTGATTGCTGGGTGCATGAGATGCCCACTCCTGAAGTTTCTCCTGATGGGCAGAAACCTTATCTAGAATAGCTGCTTGCTCTGTGTGACTGACAGTTGGATAAATCGCTAATCGTACCAGCGCATCGTAGAAGGAGAAGAGTGGAACGTGCATGAGTTCTGCTGCTGCGCCCATATACTGTTCTGTCAAACGGGCATTTAAGACCGCTTGTTCGTAGCGATGGAACAAATAGGAAAGGAGCAGTTTATTGAAATAAATTTGATAGAGTACCACCAATTGATTGGTTTGGAGATGAAACTGAATCATCTCATCCTCATCATAGTCTTTGCTACACAATCGATCTGGTTGGTCTGTAAGTTCCAGCAAATTGAGTACCGCTTGATAGTAAATACTTTGAATGCGAAAATAGCCATCCTGACGGAATTGCTGGATAACCTTGCGGTGTTCATCCATCGTCTGTTTGAGGACAGAAAGTTGCACCCCACTGAAATAAGCGGTGTAGCTGTAGCACATCAGGCTGAGGGCAGCATACTCAAAATCGCCCGTTTCTAGTCCACTGGCGTAAGCTTGCAGATACCCGGTTAGCGTGTCTTTTGCAGGTTCTCGCCAATGTGCGAGGGAGGCGTTGAATCCAAAAATGGTTTTAGCAACCATCTTGGGGGCATCAAGGCGCTGTAACAGATTCATCCCTAATTGCCCAAAGCGATAGCCGGCATCAATATCTTTCAATATCGCAACCAGAATCAATCCATACTGGACATAACCAAAGGTTGACTCTGTTGCATTCCCGTATTGCACGGATAAATCGACTTGAACAAAGATGAGCAATGGTAACAGGTTTGGAGCAGATTGATAAGCAGGAGACATGATGGTGGATATAATAGTCATTGCCGCTTTTTGCTCCGGTGCGGTCATTTCGGGTAACTCTAGCAATGATTCGATCGCTCGGTTGCCCAGAAGTGTTTGGGTGTGCTGAAGCCCTTGCTTGATTTCTACCTCTGTAGGTTGCTCTGGCAGATACATCCCCAGTTGATTTAGCACTTCTCGCGCCAGCTGCAAAGCTTCTAGATGTTGATTTTGGGCGATATAAGCTTGGATTTTAGCCTGATATGTAGTGACGCGATCGAGCCAGGAATGGGCATGAGTTAGGACGGTTTCTGCTAACTGTTCCATGCGTTCAAAATCTGTGCTGAGATAAGCTGCCTCTGTTGCGCCTTCATAGAGGGCGAGAGAGAGCTGATATTCATGTTGCCAGCGATCGCTAGGAAGCAGTTCAATACCCGTAATTAAATAGGCGAGAGCAGCACTGTAAGCCGTTGCTACTCTGGCTTTGCATCCGGCAGCAAGATTTAACTGGGCGAGTTCATGGCGTTGAGATGGTTGAGTAATCAGAGATTGCCCGACATTGAAATGATTGACGATATCGAACAATTTTTCGCCTCGATCGTTAAGCGAAGTCTTCTGCAACAACAGTTGCCCAATTTTGAGATGAGTTGCTTGCTTTTGATCGTTAGGAATCAGGGAATAAGCAGCTTGTTGAACGCGATCGTGTAAAAATTTGTATGCAACAGTCTCTTGATTTTCTTGAGTAACTACTTGACTTGCTTGCCCAACATAAAATTTATAAACATCACTGAGCGGTAAAATCAACCCTTCTTGTAATGCTTTCCACAAATCCGCAGCCGTCTCAAATTCCGATTGTGACGAAACAATTGCCAAAGTTGCTAAATCAAACTGGTTGCCGATACAAGCAGCTAACTTCAATACATTTTGAGTTGATTGTGGCAGTTTTCGCAATTGAAATGCCATAAAAGCAACAACGTCATCTGTAACTGCTTGAGTCGTCACCTTTACAATGTCACATTGCCAACAGCTTGACTCAAAATCAAATTGAATCAGATTTTCTTGATGTAGTGATTTGAGAAACTGGGTTGCGAAAAACGGATTTCCTTGAGTTTTCTGATATATCAAAACAGAAAGAGTCCATGCCAAACTTTCTGGACATTTCAGTGTGTCAGCAACTAATCGATTCACTTGCCCTTGACTCAGTGGTGCTAAAGTAATTGTATTAATTGTTGCTTGTTTTTTTTGAATCTCACTCAACGTCAGCATCAAAGGATGTGCTGGAGCTACTTCGTTATCACGATACACACCAATTAATAAAAGATGACCTGTATCAGCCATCAATAGCTGCATTAACTTCAGTGATGCTGAATCTGCCCATTGCAAATCATCCAAAAATATTACTAATGGATGTTCTAAGCTGGTAAATACTTGGGTAAATTTTTGGAATAATAAATTAAATCTATTTTGTGTGGCTGTTCCTGTTAATTCTGTAGCAGGTACTTGTTCACCAATGATTTTTTCTAATTCGGGGATGACTTCAATAATTACCTGTCCATTTTCCCCAACAGCTTCTAATATTTTATTTTTCCATTGTTGGATTTGTGCATCGCTTTCGCTTAACAATTGCCCCATTAAATCTCGGAATGCTTGCACAAATGCTGAAAAGGGAATATTCCGTTGAAATTGATCGTATTTCCCTTTGATAAAATAACCGCGTTGCCGGACAATCGGTTTATGAACTTCGTTGACAACCGCAGTTTTTCCAATCCCAGAAAATCCTGCTACCAACATCATTTCTGTTGCACCAAGGCTAACTCTCTCAAAGGCTTGGAGTAAAGTTAATATTTCGGTTTCTCGTCCATAAAGTTTATCAGGAATGATGAAGCGATCGCACACATCCCTACGAGCAATCTCAAAACCCTTTATTCTACCACAAAATTGTAGCTGATCTAAACAATTTTCTAAAT
Above is a genomic segment from Tolypothrix sp. NIES-4075 containing:
- a CDS encoding trifunctional serine/threonine-protein kinase/ATP-binding protein/sensor histidine kinase, with the translated sequence MVSTFVSIPGYRISEELYKGSRTIVYRGVRETDLLPVVIKLLKNPYPSFSELLSFRNQYTIAKNLNSELIVQTYSLESYQNGYALVMEDFGGISLKDYFTSDQKRYIASSEEFLRIAIALCNALDILYHQRIIHKDIKPSNILINPLTKQVKLIDFSIASLLPRETQTLINPNVLEGTLAYISPEQTGRMNRGIDYRTDFYSLGVTFYDIFTGELPFQSNDPMELVHCHIAKLPPNLRERGKGKEIPQVMSDIVMKLMAKNAEDRYQSALGLKFDLENCLDQLQFCGRIKGFEIARRDVCDRFIIPDKLYGRETEILTLLQAFERVSLGATEMMLVAGFSGIGKTAVVNEVHKPIVRQRGYFIKGKYDQFQRNIPFSAFVQAFRDLMGQLLSESDAQIQQWKNKILEAVGENGQVIIEVIPELEKIIGEQVPATELTGTATQNRFNLLFQKFTQVFTSLEHPLVIFLDDLQWADSASLKLMQLLMADTGHLLLIGVYRDNEVAPAHPLMLTLSEIQKKQATINTITLAPLSQGQVNRLVADTLKCPESLAWTLSVLIYQKTQGNPFFATQFLKSLHQENLIQFDFESSCWQCDIVKVTTQAVTDDVVAFMAFQLRKLPQSTQNVLKLAACIGNQFDLATLAIVSSQSEFETAADLWKALQEGLILPLSDVYKFYVGQASQVVTQENQETVAYKFLHDRVQQAAYSLIPNDQKQATHLKIGQLLLQKTSLNDRGEKLFDIVNHFNVGQSLITQPSQRHELAQLNLAAGCKARVATAYSAALAYLITGIELLPSDRWQHEYQLSLALYEGATEAAYLSTDFERMEQLAETVLTHAHSWLDRVTTYQAKIQAYIAQNQHLEALQLAREVLNQLGMYLPEQPTEVEIKQGLQHTQTLLGNRAIESLLELPEMTAPEQKAAMTIISTIMSPAYQSAPNLLPLLIFVQVDLSVQYGNATESTFGYVQYGLILVAILKDIDAGYRFGQLGMNLLQRLDAPKMVAKTIFGFNASLAHWREPAKDTLTGYLQAYASGLETGDFEYAALSLMCYSYTAYFSGVQLSVLKQTMDEHRKVIQQFRQDGYFRIQSIYYQAVLNLLELTDQPDRLCSKDYDEDEMIQFHLQTNQLVVLYQIYFNKLLLSYLFHRYEQAVLNARLTEQYMGAAAELMHVPLFSFYDALVRLAIYPTVSHTEQAAILDKVSAHQEKLQEWASHAPSNQAHRWALVAAEQCRVLGEKVSATDLYDRAIALAKENDYIQEEALANELAAKFYLDWDKQRLAGEYITQAYYGYARWGAKAKVADLERRYPQLLAPILLQTRSSFSTNETIFSLGSVTSTSTSSATSSSSSVSVALDLAAILKAYQTISGEIELEKLLKALLHIVIENAGADKCVFMLLESDRLLIQALGKLSLSVVQKQAAKIDFYPMLLNPQSVEDSVDVPVGLINTVKRSLQPAVIVDATVHPQLINDPYIQQQQPKSILCSPILHQGKLLGVLYLENNLVTGAFTSDRVELLNLLCAQAAISLENSRLYERSLEYSQQLERSLEELSTAQSGLQASQQRLQLLVQQTPLAVIEWDTNYQVTDWNPAAERIFGYSKQEALGCGFKFIIPEIIQAEMERVSVEIVSQEGGNYSINENVTKDGKIIICAWYNNPLVNADGELIGVASLADDITEQQAALRERKVAEVQLQQKAQELETALQNLQQAQLQMVQSEKMSALGNLVAGVAHEMNNPLGFISASLKQAKPTIADIAEHLKLYQESSPNKSDEIIDHAEEIDLDYSLEDLPKMIDSMVMACDRLKSISTSLRTFSRADQDYKVPFNIHQGIDSTILILKHRLKANEQRPAIEVVTNYGNLPQVECFPGQLNQVFMNLLANAIDALDEFNHGRSFEEIQANRNCITITTSVENDLVKIAIADNGKGMNEEVKSKIFDYLFTTKGVGKGTGLGLAIAKAIVVEKHGGSIDCVSVPGQGTKFMIQLLVRH